A genome region from Magnolia sinica isolate HGM2019 chromosome 8, MsV1, whole genome shotgun sequence includes the following:
- the LOC131253985 gene encoding LOB domain-containing protein 1-like has protein sequence MEASDTTTSVTTTSLPFFISPSTSPTSSPPTIVVSPCAACKILRRRCIDKCVLAPYFPPTEPLKFTTAHRVFGASNIIKFLQDLPEPQRADAVSSMVYEANARIRDPVYGCAGAICHLQKQVNELQTQLAQAQAEVLNMQTQQANLMAIICMEMAHSQQPQLDNGYLATNPYMANTDSVSFLDNSDSDSNNNINNPDSLWEPLWT, from the exons ATGGAAGCAAGTGACACAACAACATCTGTAACAACGActtcccttcctttcttcattTCCCCATCTACGTCGCCAACGTCATCTCCTCCAACGATTGTAGTCAGCCCGTGTGCCGCTTGCAAGATTCTCCGCAGGAGATGCATCGATAAATGTGTTCTTGCCCCCTACTTTCCGCCGACGGAACCCCTCAAATTCACCACAGCGCATAGAGTCTTCGGGGCCAGCAACATCATCAAGTTCTTGCAG GATCTCCCTGAGCCTCAAAGGGCCGATGCAGTGAGCAGCATGGTTTATGAAGCCAATGCTAGGATTCGGGATCCCGTATATGGATGTGCAGGCGCAATTTGCCACCTCCAAAAGCAGGTGAACGAACTCCAGACCCAACTCGCTCAGGCTCAGGCAGAGGTACTCAACATGCAGACACAGCAAGCGAACCTAATGGCCATCATATGCATGGAGATGGCACATTCTCAACAGCCCCAACTCGACAACGGCTACTTAGCCACTAATCCTTACATGGCCAATACTGATAGTGTTAGCTTCCTCGATAACAGCGACAGTGACAGCAACAACAACATCAACAACCCAGACTCGTTGTGGGAACCTTTATGGACGTGA